The DNA region TTGTACAAGAATatagtttcaaagaaaaaatttgtaCAAAAActtataaacatataatataaaaaaatataaaatggaccACACTTACTCAATGCATTGATGACAACTTTTCAAAAACTGTAGTTCCTATAATGGACTTAGGaataatttaaatcttttatcTTTTAGAGACCAAAACATAATCACAGTAATCaagattacataaaatattttataatttggggatctgtttcttttattgacaatgaatataataaaattgtaaGATATAAAATATCAGTTAATCACCTTGATCTACAATGGCTGAGAGCTAAGCTGAACAGATTGCTTTGAGCAGGGACAGGAGGCAGCTTGAAGCCCATGTTGACACTCTAGGGCACAGTTGTCAGTTGGAGGAGAAATCGCCAGCTTCCTCTCCCTGCTCTTCTTTCAGGATACCTGTCTAGCCGGGAGGAGGTTGCTTCTTATTTCCACTGTCCTGAGGCACCATTGGAAGCTAAGGTGAGCCTTAGTCAAAGTACCAGCTTGGAAGCAATTTAGGGCAAACTGTACCCCCTTTCCTTGTTTATGTTTTATAGGAGTAATTGTCTGGGTGGGGGACACTGAGGATAATTTCCCTTTAGCAATTTGAGGACTTTTTATTAATTGGGACCACTAATCAGTGCTTATATTTAATGTCATCATAGTATGATATGGATGTCTCTTATAATATCTGGGGTGTCTATCACAAGGAGTCTCAAAGGACCCAGAGGTCACCCTAGATTTGATGTTATGCAAAAGACCATTTGAAACACAACTCACAAACaccaaataattaaattaaaaaatttgccAATAGGATCATGTTAATTTGTAGCTTTCTTCATTCACCTAGGGCATTCAGAAAGAGAGATATTCCAACAGCATACAAATTGATGGCAGTGCCAAGTTTAGATGCCGCCCTTCCCTCTATTGTCTGCGGTGTGGGGTAGACATTTCCTAACATAAGAGGTGTCCTTCATCTGTGCTTCAGAGAAGAGCCAGATTTCAAGTCTCTGGCCACAATTAAGTAAATAGCCAGGCTAAAAATGCCCAGGTCAGCCCAAGGTCTCTTATGGAAGTTGGCTGAGTCATAGCCAACTTATCCTCCCCCCACAACTTATCCTTATAAgaatgatttgtttatttctttcaagTGGCCAACATTTTCAACAACATTTAGGTATGGACACATGTTTGGTTTTGGCTTAGTATAGTTCTTACTATTTTACATAAAACTTTTTGGTTCATTACTGCTCCTAACTCACCCATATCCATCTCACAAGGTCTTTTCTTCTGTGATTGTTGGAACCCCTAAGAGaactaaaccttttttttttttatcttcacaGGATGTCATTCTGACAAGTGGCTGCAGTCAGGCTATTGAACTTTGTTTAGCTGTGTTGGCCAATCCAGGACAAAACATCCTCATTCCAAGACCCGGTTTTTCTCTCTACAAGACTTTGGCTGAATCTATGGGAATTGAGGTCAAACTATATAATCTATTGGTaagtgactttttaattttagattcaaGTGCTCAATTACTACCCTATAAAATTATGACTTTTACCTCAAAGACAAGAGTCTGGCAGAATGGAATGATCAAGAATGTGAACAACAAAAATGCTGGTGAGGCTGTGGGGGGAAAAGGGACACTTCTAAAtggttggtgggactgcagactagcacggccattctggaaaacagtatggaggctcctcaaaaaactagggatagaaccaccatatgacccagctatcccattccttggtatttcccccaaagatctaaaatcagcattctacagagACACGTCcatctcaatgtttatagcagcccaattcacaatagctaaattatgaaatcaaaccagatgcctgtcaatagatgaatgaattaagaaattgtggtatatacatacactggagttctactcagccataaaatgaatgaaataatggcatttgttggtaaatggaaatggagaatatcatgctaagtggaataagccaaactcaaacacaaaggtgaaaaaatgttttctctcatatgtggaagctagcgtaaaataaaggaaagggggatggaaggaaaggataacataaagaaccaattGGATTTAAATTAATAGGTGAAAGGAAGtctaatagagtagaggaaggagaatgggagagggcagggagaacaggagagaaaagggggaggagaaaagaagggaccatgaataaaatcaatttccatgcacGTGTGAGTTTGTCAGAATGAACCCGACTATTATGTATAACAATAAagctcttaaaaaaagaagaaaagaaaaggttctGGCAGTGGGTGGTTGAGGCCAAAGACAAATTTTGTTATTTACACTGCACCCTTGGGTTGAGTATTCCCCCTGCAATCATCTTggtctccctctttctttctccccagcCAGAGAAGTCTTGGGAAATTGACCTGAAACAACTGGAATCTCTGATTGATGAAAAGACAGCTTGTGTCATTGTTAACAACCCGTCAAATCCCTGTGGGTCAGTGTTCAGTAAGAGTCATCTTCAGAAGATTCTGGCAGGTAAGTCCAGAGGAGGAGGTAGGAATGGGGTCATTTAGCAGTTTCCTGGAATGatgaaaaagaatattaatattctttcctATATTCCAAGCCTGTGATGAAGGTAGAGGACTCCATTGATGTCTCTAGTCCATTGTGTGGCATTGGAATGGTAGGACCTGCCGAAAGGAGGATAAAAAGGAAATACTTATGGGTTGAGCATCACTCATCCCCAAATCCCTGGAGCACTTTGGATTAGTCAGATTTTGGATTAGGAAAGTTGAACTGGAAAAATCtatgtaaatattcaaaattttaaaaatacaaaatctgaaacacttctggtcctgAAAATCTTGGACAGGTACTTTACCTGTACTCACTTCATCACCAATCCCATCATGTGGAAGTGAGAGTTTGAAATATCTAGTTAATTAAATGGCAAATTTAGGCCCCACAGCCTGGAAGAGTATCAGAAAGATTTACAGTTCTTGAAGAGGAAGACCGCACAAAGAGACATGAAATTAGCAATAATAAGAGTAGGTGAATATTAAATGAGAGggaaatttgctttaaaaatgatttcagcatgattttcttattttcagtgGCCGCAAGGCAGTGTGTCCCCATCCTCGCTGATGAGATCTATGGAGACATGGTGAGTCTGGGTCAGGATATAAAACTACAATAATCTCTATCCCAAATTGTTTCATGGGAATTCTTAAATTGGCAAGTGAAACAATCAGAAGCAACTCCTAGTCATTTCCCTGTAGCAATTCAGCATCCTTGGAAACTTAACAAATGTATAGATCCATGACTCcttggtcagtttttttttttttatccataagCCTTGAAAATCCAAAGATACTTGAAATTTATTTGGTTGCAAATTCTGAGCTGACCTGATATATCTGTAGATTTTTTATTTATCCCATGTGTGGATATATATTTGTTAAGAGTGCAGGGAAAGTGgcagaaatattaatattcttaattATCCTAGACTGCTGTGGGCATGTTTCATAATGTGTGGTACACGTGTTGTATAGTCTTTTCAAAATCCAGACAGTTCTGCATTCTGCAACACATCTGGGCCCAGGAATTTTAGATAAGGGATTATGgacccatgttttatttttaaatctagaaCTCTAATAGTCACTAATTCCATAAGGCTGGCTTCATGAAGTTGTACGCACTACTGGGATAGAGTCCGTTTCCCCACTTTAGGCTTCCTTTCATCCAGACTAGACCTggaattaaatgttttaaataattcccTTTGAAGCCTCTTGGAAATCTGATCATGCTTTAGGGTAGAAATGAACCTGTAAATCTGAATCCCTGTTCCTCTAGATAGAAGGAAAAGGGTGGAGGTATGGGGTACAGAGAGAAGTAAACAAGAAGATCTCTTCTCCTTAGGTGTTTTCAGATTGCAAATATGAGCCATTGGCCACCCTCAGCACCAATGTCCCCATCCTGTCCTGTGGAGGGCTGGCTAAGCGCTGGCTGGTTCCTGGCTGGAGGCTGGGCTGGATCCTTATCCATGACAGAAGAGACATTTTTGGCAATGAGGTGAGGGCAATGTGGTGCAATAGGATGTGTGATTTAGGATATATATGCATAGTAATGAGAAGGTAGGacccttcccctttcttcttgGCCTTATAGTTCATGGTGTCTGGAAACACTAGATAAAGATGGGAATAGTTATAGCTCTCCCAAGTTCAGTTTTCACATATCTGGCTTTGTGAAGAAGTTCCATCCACCTCCAGTTTTAGGACTACAGGAAAGGGAAACAATGACAGTAATGACAGCTAATAGTGCTGGAGGGTGAACCATGTACCTATGCTTTATgaacagttttaatttaattctcacaacaaccttATGAGGCTAGTATTAGTATTCactccattttacagttgagaaagGTACAGAGAAGTTACATTATTTGCCTAGTCATCCAGCAGGTGTATGACAGAGCTATGCTATAGACCTAGTGACCTGATCTAAGATGTCATTAGGCCACATTACTTCCTAGCATTAAAAACCTGATAGGTCAGAATAAGAATCCCCCAAACAGGGATGCGTAAGTAAGATGAATAATGCATTTCTTGGGGGGACTTCTAGATTCGAGATGGGCTGGTGAAGCTGAGTCAGCGGATCTTGGGACCCTGTACCATTGTCCAGGGAGCTCTGAAAAGCATCCTGCGCCGTACCCCTCAAGAGTTCTACCACAACACACTAAGCTTCCTCAAGGTAAGGGCAGCCTATGGACTTCTACTTGGGGAGTTTGGGAGTCGGAGAATACCAGCAGTGGAATTAGGAATGATTGATCCCATTTCTGGAGCACCATTCTAATATGGAACTTCAATATCAGGAAATGGCATCATGTAAGAATTTACCCATACTCTCACTTCTGGTAAGTCACTCTGCTCTTGGCCAGGAACTCTGAGTGATAGAGTTTTTCTTGTTGACTCCTTATGCCAGAAGATCAAACCCAAGTTTCCAGCTTTCACTGAGGAGTCTTTTAATGATGtggtttttcttttacttaaaatttgATCCTTGATGTTCTCTCTACCTCCTCTTTTAGTCCAATGCTGATCTTTGCTATGGGGCATTGGCTGCCATCCCTGGGCTTCAGCCCGTGCGCCCTTCTGGGGCCATGTATCTCATGGTAAGTAGGTGTGTGGGCGGGGAGAGGCAGTAGGTCCATGCATGTTGTAAAGCATGGGAAGGTGGTAGGCAGGGCTGCTTATGGGGTTGTGCAGGGCATGCTGCATTCACAAAGGCTAGGCCCCTGAACAAGACAGTTGAGAATTGCCTTGTTCTGAATTGTTCCACTTATAAGATTTAATCTCAAAGTTCTCAAAACGTGGTACTGATAATCATTTTATATGTAGTACAGGGAAGTTATAAGATGCAAACAAGCTACTTTATAGCTCATAACTGGGAATGATTCTGGTCCTCTAGGGGTATTTGGAACTGTATgggaattttgtttgttttcaggatGACTTAAGGGTGCTATTGCCATTTTGTGGGCCAGGAATTCCAAAGATCTTACAATGGGTGAAACAGTCCCATGCAATAAAGAAGGACCTGACGCTAATGTTAATCGTACCT from Marmota flaviventris isolate mMarFla1 chromosome 18, mMarFla1.hap1, whole genome shotgun sequence includes:
- the Tat gene encoding tyrosine aminotransferase, encoding MDPYMIHTNGDGNLSPVLDVHVNINGKSSGLGKMKGRKARWSVKPSDMSDKTFNPIRAIVDSMKVKPNPNKAMISLSIGDPTVFGNLPTDPEVTQAMKDALDSGKYNGYAPSIGYLSSREEVASYFHCPEAPLEAKDVILTSGCSQAIELCLAVLANPGQNILIPRPGFSLYKTLAESMGIEVKLYNLLPEKSWEIDLKQLESLIDEKTACVIVNNPSNPCGSVFSKSHLQKILAVAARQCVPILADEIYGDMVFSDCKYEPLATLSTNVPILSCGGLAKRWLVPGWRLGWILIHDRRDIFGNEIRDGLVKLSQRILGPCTIVQGALKSILRRTPQEFYHNTLSFLKSNADLCYGALAAIPGLQPVRPSGAMYLMVGIEMEHFPEFENDVEFTERLVAEQSVHCLPATCFEYPNFFRVVITVPEVMMLEACSRIQEFCEQHYHCTEGSQEECDK